TGATCTTGCTGCCTTTTCATTCCCATTGTAAACAGTTTCATCTCTTACCAGATCCTCTGCAAGCATGTCTGACAAGCCAGATCTCGCTGAAGTCTCTAACTTCGACAAGACCAAGTTGAAGAAGACCGAGACACAAGAGAAAAACCCATTGCCCACCAAAGAAAGTAAGATTGGTGCTAGGTTTATTCTACTTAATAGCACACATCACTTGTGAAATTGGTGTTTACCGTACGAACAAATTGACCATTTAAACACTTCAGCATACACACGGACACTAAAACATATTTTCCCTTTGCAGCCATCGAACAGGAGAAGCAAGCAACAGCATGAAGCCCAAGCCTCTGCTATGCACACTGTACATTCCACAAGCATTGCCTTTTACACCTTGTAGCTGTGTAACCCAAAACCTAAGTTGCATTGTGATTGGACAAAAGCAATGACTGTACAGCCCCTCCCTAGaactttttttattattttttttacatcaagtCTGAACAACTACTGACTGGCACTCTTTGACTAGGAGGATGTGTTGCGTGTCTCTAATCACTTCCAGCACCGTCACCTGTCCCTGCTGTGTCCCCTACTTCCAGCCACTTGTGGTTGTGAAGGGAAGTGCATGGGTGTGATGGATCTGCCCAACCCGGGGACCCACTTCTGATGTGTAATTCAGCTTCTGGCAACATGAAATGCTTTCAAATAaagcagtgttttgtttttcttcAAATTCTTTTGTATAAATTCAATTCTTAGAATGCAGAAGTTTGTTTTGATATGCAAATAAAGTTATAACTCTTTCTTTGGGTGACAGTAGGTTATTTTCATACATTTTGAATATGCTTAAACTAGTTTCAGTCATCACATTGCCTCTTGTAAATGTTTTTTGTGCATCTGACGTAAAGTACGACTCTGCACATTAGGGAAGGGTGTATATACCAAATATATTGGCCATATTTTGGTGTCCTGGACTCTCATTGCATCAAAAGCCTGAGCAATCACAACCGCCAGAATCCAAGCAATGTTTTACCGAGCTGCTGTGGATTGCCGGGTGGGCTTTAGAGCACTAAGTGGATGAGCAGACATTGCTTGTGCTGTCACAGTGCACACGCCAACTGACCTAGAAAAACACCTGTGGCAATCTTTACTGCAAATGGCTTAATGGTCTGCCTGCCCGAGCAAAACGATGCACCCTTTGGTGTTGGTCTGAACTGGAGGCAGAGAAGGCCTCTGACTTCTGGTGTACTCCATCCTTTCTGTTGGGCTGGACTTAACTGTTTTGTCGTTTGTACTGGGTCTGAGGGACAGAACCCTGTATGAATACTAGTCTCTGTCATCAGCATTTAGGCAATACATTCTCGCTATTTTGAGATTTCCACATTTTTGCCACCAACTACTTGGACTCTAAAATACAGGTTATTTAAATCATCCACAATCCTAACTAGTTTATGGTCGGGATGCGTGGATTGCTGTCAAACTAAGTATCCATGACATTCATTCCATTGAACGGGTCTTGAGTGGCAGCCTGGTGTCCCTATTCCTCCAGGACAAGATGACCTTGTACCAGATCAAAAAGGTTAAATCATGTTTAGTATAGGGTACTTTCTGATATTACTCCCCATGGGAGATTAAATGTGCTGTACAAAAGTAAACATGCACAGCAAAATGTAGACCCATATCTGCATTTATAGGACTTCTGACCTATCAACTCAGGCAGATTACAAGCTGTTGGAATGTCCTTTTAAGACACTAACCTCAAGCTCTTATCTCATTAAACCACCCCCATCATGACACAGGCCAGACATACACGTCCTGCTCTGACCCGGGCATATGGTGGAGTCCATATCCTCTTTGGATAAGTCAGGAGCATCTTGagtcccccccaccaccaccacacacagcgCTGTGGCACAGCATAACACATCACAGTAAAAACCCAAGACAGATTGGCCCAGCCCAGGGAAACTATATCCTCCGCCTCAGATTTATCTAGCCCAGCCCATCTTAGTCAAGTTCAGCCCAGTCTGGTGTAGAGTCCACCCCAGGTCAGCCTGGTACAGCCCTGCACAGGACGTCTTCCTCTCAGCTGCACCAGGCCATTGTTCACGCAGTCCAGAATAACAGGAGCAGGAACCCTCACTGCCTCCAGCTGTGATACAGCTATTTCAGAGAGCCAGCTGACGTAGACACACTGAAAGACTCCCCCCTCCGCTGTAATAGCTTCCTCCTGCTCCCCaactaaaaaaaataaataaacgttctctcactgtcaactgtatttattttcagcaaacttaacgtgtaagtATTTGTATGACCAGAAGATTCAAcagctgaacaagttccacagacatggggggtcaaaatcaaaagtaataatctgtatctgatgtgaccaccagctgcattaagtactgcagtgcatctcctcatgaaCAGCACCAGATTTccaagttcttgctgtgagatgttaccccactattccaccaaggcacctgcaagttcctggacatttctgtggggaatgctcaatgggattgagatccgggctcttcgctggccatggcagaacactggcaaATGTCagactgacattcctgtcttgcaggaaatcacacacagaatgagcagtatggctggtggtagtgtcatactggagggtcatgtcaggatgagcctgcaggaagggtaccacatgagggaggaggatgtcttccctgtaacgcacagtgttgagattacctgcaatgacaacaagctcagtccgatgatgctgtgacacaccgccccagactgtgacggaccctccatctccaaattgatcccgctccagagtacaggtctcggtgtaacgctcattccttcgacgataaacgcgaatccgaccatcacccctggtgagacaaaaccgcgactcgtcagtgaagagcactttttgccagtcctatctggtccagcgacggtgggtttgtgcctataggcgacgttgttgccggtgatgtctggtgaaaacctgtcttacaacaggcctacaagccctcagccagcctctctcagcatattgcggacagtctgagcactaatggagggattgtgcattcctggtgtaactcaggcagttatcgttgccatcctgtacctgtcccgcaggtgtgatgttcggatgtaccaatcctgtgcaggtgttgttacacgtggtctgccactgcaaggacaatcagctgtccgtccagtctccctgtagctctgtcttatgcgtctcacagtacggacattgcaatttattgccttggccacatctgcagtcctcatgcctccttgcagcatgcctaaggcacgttcacgcagatgagcagggaccctgggcatttttctcttgatgtttttcagagtcagtagaaaggcctctttagtgtcctatgttttcagaactgtgaccttaattgcctgctgtctgtaagctgttagtgttttgacgaccattccacaggtgcatgttcattaatcgttcatggttcattgaacaagcatggtaaaccgtgtttaaaccctttacaatgaagatctgaagttatttggatttctacaaattatctttgaaagacagggtcctgaaaaagggacatttcttttttgctgagtttaataACTTGGGCAAGACTACTGTCTCAATGTGGTGGAGGGAGTGCAGTCTTCCCATGCAAGCtatcacacacatactcacacacagagaTTCTGGTGTGATCTACGAGAAATGTGAGTAGTTTGATAATATACAGCACCAGAAAGATGGGTACTGCTGACTTAGTGTTGTCAaatttactgaacaaaaacaaaagCAACACCTAGTGATTGAACAGcctgattattacacaggtgcaccttgtgctggggacaataaaacacCACTCTAAAAGATgcacttttgtcacacaacacaataccacggatgtctcaagttgatgcaattggcatgctgactgcaggaatgtccaccacagctgttgcCATGGAATTGAATGTTAATCTCTCTACctagaatttgacagtacgtccaaccggcctcacaaccgcagaccatgtgtaaccacgctagcccaggacctccacatccgacttcttcacctgcggaatcatctgagatcagccacccggacagctgatgaaactgtgggtttgtacaactgaagaatttcagcacaaactgtcagaaatctcagggaagctcatctgcatgcccGTCGTCCacatcgtaaccaacttcagtgtgCAAATGCTCAACTTCGACGTCCTTTGCCACGCTGGAGAAGTCTGCTCTTCACGGataaatcccggtttcaactgtaccgggcagatagtAGACGTTTGGGCGAGaactttgctgatgtcaacgttgtgaacagcgtgccccatggtggcagtggggttatggtatgggcaggtatatactatggacaacaaacacaattacattttatcaatggcattttgaatgcaccgtgatgagatcctgaggcccattgtcgtgccattcgtccgccaccatcacctcatgtttcagcatgataacgcacggccccatgtcgcaatgatctaaacacaattcctggaagctgaaaatgtccgaGTTATTCCATGGCGTGCATACTCAccagtcacccattgagcatgtgtggaatgctctgggttgatgtgtacgacagcgtgttccagttcctgccaatatccagcaacttcgcacagccattaaagaggagtgggacaacattccaccggccacaatcaacagcctgatcaactctgcgATGTAGATCTGTGGCGTGGCATGtggcaaatagtggtcacaccagatattgactggttttctgatacaagcccctaccttttttttaaaggtatctgtgaccaacagatgcatatctgtattcccagtcatgtgaaatacatagattagggcctaatgaatcatttcagttgactgatttccttatatgaactgtacctcagtaaaatctttgagattgctaaattgtatttttatatttttgttcagtatggtAGCGACAATGTTGGTGTAGTAGTGAACTACACGTAGTTTAACTACCTTTTTCAGTAGCTTGTTGGTAGTTGAATCGAATTCAAATCTAGGCAGTGTTTTCCGTGGTTAATCACTTTTTTGTAGCGTAGAGGTGCACCTAACTACTTGAACTACACAATACTTTTTTATGCAAAAATGaaatatgggtgaagtaggcaagAATTTGCATTCTTTTTTGGCATCAGACCTGCATTTCTCAATTGAAACATTGTTTCGGTGTTTAATAGGATGAATTGCATATTCCATATTATCCCAAATTGAACTGTTCTTCCAATTTGTAGTCTGCGACATTTCAAAATTGACGTGATAATTTTTCAAGTAGTTTTTcaagtagtgaactactttttcaaagtaactttagccAACTTTAGTTTAGATTTTCTTAAGGGTAGATTTAGTGTACCTTAACTTCTTCCAGTCTGAAGTAACTGGTTGCTTGGTAAACTAtgttttcagagtagcttccccagcACTGGGTAGCGATGATTAATTTGCCAGTCTGTTGTATTTGTTATTTAAGACCTGGAGACCAGGCTTTTTTCAATGGAAATGTAGCATATACACAATGCAGAGGCGGCAGAGAGTGTGGTTTCCTGTGTCTACTGTGGCCTTGGGACGAACTGCTCAGTAATGAGGGGTGGCAGGTACACAGTTGTTCTGCCTGAACCTAATCCAAGGTGACAGGCACCGTCTAGGTCATGTGCTCTAATATACAGTACAGGAGAGACAGCGACACTGGCAACACAGGTGCCGCCACTCCGCTGTAGGGAAATAGCAGGGGCAAACAAGTTTGAACCCTCCACTTTGTGTTTGAATTGGTTCAGGTTTTAATAGCAGGCTACACTGTAGAGGAAGATGCCCTTGCTATGCTGCCAGGTCATGTCAAATCCAGTTGTAGAATCTAAATAATTATCTTCTTCTGGCCTGCTGATTTTGTCAACAGTAGCTACACCTTGGGATACTGTTGTTGTTAGGGGTTGTCGTCATCCACCATGGATCATCATCTGACCTATAATCTAAGCATTTATCTCATTTAGGGATAATGTgattcctgattcctgcttacaagctaaaatgaaagcaggaagcaccagtgactcggtctataaaaaaaagtggtcagatgaagcagatgctaaactacaggactgttttgctatcacagactggaacatgttctgggattcttccaatggcattgaggagtacaccacatcagttgcTTTATcaattttaactaggcaagtcagttaagaacaaattcttattttcaatgacagcctaggaacagtgggttaactgcctgttcaggggcagaatgacagatttgtactttgtcagctcggggatttgaacttgcaaccttcctgttactagtcctacgctctaaccactaggctaccctgccgccccaataagtgcatcgaggacgtcgtccccacagtgattgtacgtacataccccaaccagatgccatggattacaggcaacatttgcactgagctaaaggatagagctgccgctttcaaggtgcgggacactaacccggaagcttacaagaaatgccctgcgacgaaccatcaaacagacaaagcgtcaatacagggctaagatggaatcatactacaccgcCTCCGACGCacatcttatgtggcagggcttgcaaactattacagactacaaagggaagcacaggcccgagctgcccagtgacacgagcctaccagacgagctaaatcacttctatgctcgcttcgaggaaagcaacactgaggcatgcatgagaacatcagctgttccggacaattgtgtgatcacgctctctgtagccgtcATGAGTAggaccttaaaacaggtcaacatacacaaggctgcggggccaggtggattaccaggacgtgtaatccgggcatgtgctgaccaactggcaggtgtcttcactgacattttcaacatgtccctgattgagtctgtaataccaacatgtttcaagcagaccaccatagtccctgtgcccaagaacacaaaggcaacctgcctaaattactacagacccgtagcattcacgtccgtagccatgaagtgctttgaaaggttggtaatggctcacatcaacaccattatcccataaACCAcagacccactcaaatttgcataccacccaaacagatccacagatgatgctatct
This portion of the Oncorhynchus tshawytscha isolate Ot180627B linkage group LG26, Otsh_v2.0, whole genome shotgun sequence genome encodes:
- the LOC112225288 gene encoding thymosin beta-12; the protein is MSDKPDLAEVSNFDKTKLKKTETQEKNPLPTKETIEQEKQATA